A DNA window from Cystobacter ferrugineus contains the following coding sequences:
- a CDS encoding DUF2000 family protein, with the protein MDALAAVLTRHFGASVVAGTGERANHAARRARELLRERMEQDPGLDELARLCGADRFQLTRAFRKAYGLPPHAYLVQLRLAAARRRLAAGETPAEVAAAVGFADQSHLGRWFRRAFGLTPAAYRAKCTNVPQTGWAPGAEDAPRQQESPTMPETFTTKVALIVRDDLAIWQRLNVTAFLSTGIASSAPEAIGEPYEDAAGRRYSRMLGQPMLVFSATRAQLQGTHRAALERGLEAAVYVGAMFSTGNDEANRAVFRAENPEDLDLVGLAIRGDRKQVDKAVKGLALHK; encoded by the coding sequence TTGGATGCCCTGGCGGCGGTGCTCACCCGGCACTTCGGTGCGTCCGTGGTGGCGGGCACGGGAGAGCGCGCGAACCATGCCGCGCGCCGCGCCCGGGAGCTGCTGAGGGAGCGGATGGAGCAGGATCCCGGGCTCGACGAGCTCGCCCGGCTGTGCGGAGCGGATCGCTTCCAGCTGACACGCGCCTTCCGGAAGGCCTACGGCCTGCCCCCGCATGCCTACCTGGTGCAGCTGCGTCTGGCCGCGGCGCGCAGGAGGCTGGCGGCGGGGGAAACGCCCGCGGAAGTGGCGGCCGCCGTGGGGTTCGCCGACCAGAGCCACCTGGGCCGCTGGTTCCGCCGCGCGTTCGGGCTGACGCCAGCGGCCTACCGCGCGAAGTGCACAAACGTTCCCCAGACGGGGTGGGCTCCGGGCGCTGAGGATGCGCCACGACAACAGGAGAGCCCCACCATGCCCGAGACCTTCACCACCAAGGTCGCGCTCATCGTGCGCGACGACCTCGCCATCTGGCAGCGCTTGAACGTCACCGCCTTCCTCTCCACGGGAATCGCCTCCTCGGCGCCGGAGGCCATTGGCGAGCCCTACGAGGATGCCGCGGGCAGGCGCTACAGCCGGATGCTCGGCCAGCCCATGCTTGTCTTCAGCGCCACCCGGGCGCAGCTCCAGGGCACCCATCGCGCCGCGCTGGAGCGCGGACTGGAGGCCGCCGTCTACGTGGGCGCCATGTTCTCCACCGGGAACGACGAGGCGAACCGCGCGGTGTTCCGGGCCGAGAACCCGGAGGATCTCGACCTCGTCGGCCTGGCGATCCGGGGCGACCGGAAACAGGTCGACAAGGCCGTGAAGGGCCTGGCGCTCCACAAGTGA